The nucleotide sequence GCTATAATGAAATTTTTAATCATCTTATCCTTAATCAATACGCTCACTTCCCATATTCAAAAATGTTCTGTATTCTGTTGGCGTCATTCCGGTTACCTTTTTAAAGGTTTTGCAGTAATAGTTGGGGTCATTATAGCCGATCTTTTGGCAAATTTCCTTTATACTTAAGTTTGGATTTGCCAAGAGTTTCATTGACTTTTCTAATCTCAATTCTGTTAAATAATCGGTAAAACTTTTCCCCATCTCGTCCTTAAATATCTTGCTAAAATAGTGATAGCTTAAGTTTACACTTTTAGCCACATCATTTAAGGAGATATCATTAGCATAATTCCTGTTAACATACTCTATTATAGCGGGAATAATACCTTCCTCATCGCTTTTCTTTTGCTTTTGAATTTCGAGACCTAAATCAGAAAGATAAGCTTTAAACTGTACCCTTAACTCATCGATGCCATTAATTTTTAAGATATTTAATACATAGGTATTTTTTAGCTTGTCTAACTCATTCAGTTTATATGGTAGTGTTTTTTCTGCAAGAAATATTAAATCTATTAGCTTGGACTTAATTTTGTCAATATCCTCTCCATGAGCATTGATCATCCAAACAAATATTTCCTCAAAGACTTCCTTTGCTTCCTTTATATTTGCAGTAAGAAGGGAATTTGAAAATACACTTTCCTTGTGGATAGGATAGCTTTCTATGTCTCCTGCTGAAGAATCAGCATCTTCAATATGAGTAACTGTTTGATCGTTTGTCTTAGAAGCTGCTATATATGCCTCACTGCAGGACTTTACAAAATTTTCTATATCGTATTTTCTGCCAATACCTATATGATATTTTATAGTTGTCAAGCCTTTAAGCTTTTCAGTAACTCTCTTACCAATGTCAATGGATTTCATCCTAATGAATTCATCAGGCTCCTCTTCATCGGCGGGCACATATACAATAATTCTGTCTGATACCGGACTTCCTATAAGGCATGGACAGATTGATTTAAATTTAGCCGTGAAAACTTCCATAAAGTTTTGCTTTTGTTGATTCAACTTTAAGTTATCTTCCTTATTTTTATTCTCAGCATCATGAAATAGAACCGTCATAGCATATCCATGTTTTAAATCCATTGCAAAGATGCTTTCATAAAACTCCATCTCCTTTGACATACCTGTGCCAAACAGCTTGTCCGATATAAATTGTGCTTCCAATGATGGAATTAACTTATTCATTCTCTCCCTAAGTTCAATTTCTCTTATCAAATTAGCACGCTTTTTATATATTTCAGCACTAATATTGTTAATGGTTTCTATGAGTTTATTTTTATTTATTGGTTTTAAAAGATATTCAAAAACACCTAAATTTAAAGCCTCTTTTGCATAGTCAAAGTACTCGTAAGCTGTAAGGATAACAAAAACCGTATCACTATTAACCTGCTTTATTTGTCTTATTGCTTCAATACCATCAATACCAGGCATATGGATATCGATAAAAACTATATCCGGTTTTAGTCCCAAAGCCTTCTCTATAGCCTCTCTACCGGAACTGGCAGTGCCGACTATATCTATATCTTTTATGTTTTTTGATATAATCATCTTTAAGGATTCTAAAACTAGATATTCATCGTCTGCTATTAACATTTTTAACATACTATCCGCCTCCTTTTATTGAGGATTTACTATTTGAGGTAATATTAAGGTCACCTTGGTGCCTTGTCCAATCTCGCTTTCTATATTCACCAACTTCTGCTTATCCGCAATATTGAAAAGGTACTGTAATCTCTGTATAACATTATTTATTCCTATGCCATTAACATGTTTTTGAAATGTAACTTCTTCCTGTTCTGATCCCAGTATACCTTGTATACACGCTGAGTCCATGCCCTTGCCGTTATCTATAATCTCGATGTGAACTGAGTCACCAGAATTTTTAACATTCATATGAATTTCCCCGTTTCTCTCTAAATCCTGCAAGCCGTGAATGTATGCATTTTCAACGATGGGTTGTATGGTAATCCTTGGTATCTTCACATCCAGAGTGCTTTCATCTATGTTACTGTAAAAGGTTATTCTGCTTCCAAAGCGTATTTTTAGAACCTGCATATAGTTCTTTACATATTCAATTTCCTCTCTCAAGGTCACCAGCTCTTCTATATTTTTCAAATTATATCTGAAAAGCTGGGCTATATTTTCCATGAACTCAGAGGATTTATCCGCCCCCTCTATCATTGCCAGCTGCGATGCCGCATTTAGAGTATTGAAGAGAAAATGCGGGTTAATTTGTGATTGAAGGAACTTTAGCTCTGCCTCCTTCAGCAAACTTTTCATTTTCAAATTATTCAGTTCTTGCTCCTTAAGCCTTTTTTCTACTTCTGCATGTTCCTTTAATTCATCTATATAATTCCTAATACTTTTTGCCATCTTAATAAAGGCACTGGCTAAAATGTCAGTTTCATCCCCGGTGTGGGTTTGTGTCAGCTCTATATCAAAATCTCCTACAGAAATTTTCTCTGCTGAATGTGAGAGCTGTGCCAAAGGCTTTGTTAGTCGATATGTTGATATTATCGCTATAAAAAGGTTTACAAGTATGGTGGCAATTATTATGAGTACATTGAAGTAGCTCATAAATTCCATCTTTTTATTTATACTTTCAGCCTTCTCAGACCCGCTCTTTAGTTTGATATCTAAAAGCTTAGTATCATATAACTTAATATAATCACTGATTTCTTGGGTTCTATTAAAGTGAGCTATATACTTACTGCTTATTCTTCCACGCTTTGCCTGAATGGCCTTATCACTTTCAGACATTAGCTCATCCAGCATATAGCCTATGTCTTTAAGCACTAATTTTTCATAGTCATAGTCCAAAGTTTTAGGTATCTGCCTAGTTATTTCATTTAGATGATTGCTGCAGTTGTAATAACTTGTTAAGCTATCAGAAGAGGGTGTGGTCAAATATTTCTCAAGGGCAGTCATCATTTCATTAACGGTTTCCTTCAGATTGTTTAAGTACACATAGTCAGTTATTAGATAGTTAGTGTTTTTTAATACTGTTTTAGCATTATAAAAGGAATAAACACTTGTTACACTCAATAATGCTATAGTCAGAAGAAAGTACATAATCAGTTTTTTTCTTATACCAAAAAACTTAAATATATCACGATTCATACTTCAATCACCTGCCTTATATACCTCCTTATTTTTCCTCATCTATCCTTATAAACTTGTCAAGATTTTCCTTTGAAATTACTTTTACTTCCGTATCGATAAAAGTAGGAACTGACTTACCGTTTTTTATGTCCACCATTGTTTTCAAGCTTTCATAGCCCATCTTATATGGATTACTGGCTACTGTTCCAAAAATTATTTCCTTATCTATGTAGCGTAATATTTCATCAGAACCGCCATAACCCACTAAGACAATATCTCCAACCATGTTTCTGTCAACAATAAACTGGGCACACCCTAAGGTATCTGCGGAACTTACAGTAAATATGGCATTTATATTATCCTCTGAATCGATGATTTTTTGTGTTATTTCTTCTGCACTCAAAATTCCCATTTTTGAAGTATAAGTTTTTATAATTTTCATATCTGGATAGTCCCTCAGAGCGCTTATAAATCCATTCATCTTCAAGTTATGTTCCATTGACCCCTGATTTAAATCGTTACTTGATATTATTGCTATGTTGGCTTTTCCTCCTGTAGCCTCTACAATCAGCTTGGCCGCTTCTCTTCCGATTATAAAACTGTTTGTGCCTACAAAGGCATTTCTTTTACTTTCGCTGTCATCATTTTCAAAGGTTATTACAGGTATTTGTCTATCATAGGCCTTATTTATGGTTTCCGTAAAATCTATTGCATTTGAAACATGAGTAATAATGCCATCTACCCTTGAAATAGTAGCTATGTCTAAATATTTTATTTCTTCCATCGGGTCATTAAAACGTGGAGCATAAACCTCTACCACCACATCGTTATCTTTTGCGGAAATTTCAACCCCTCTTATTACTTCGTTCCAAAATGGATCTACATAATTTTGAGCTATAAAATAAAAATGATATTTTGGCTTGGAAACCGGCAGCTTAATATCTTCGGTCCGCAGCCAATATAGTGTAAGACTTGCAAGTAAAATCAGTACTAGTAATATTGAGATGGCATGTTTATATAAAAACCCAACTGAATTTCTAATTATATTCATTTTATAATTTGTCCCCCAACAGTTTTTATGACAAAAAATACTATATTTATAAAAATTATATCATCAAATGCAGCCTCTGTAAAATCATATTTCCCTTGCCTTTAATCTTATTAATCACTTGAAAAATATTCCTATATATTGTATTCTTAAAAATTATAAAGTATGGGAGTGATGTTATGGCTAAGAGAGATAAGCTGCTGGCTGAGTCCGTTGCAGATGATATTCTTGCAATGATTACTATAGACAAAAGATTTGCACCGGGAGATAAGCTGCCTAATGAAAATGAGTTGTCAGCTGAGCTTCGCATAAGCAGAACCACCTTGCGAGAAGCAATCCGTATATTAGCTGCTCATAATATTTTAGAAATTAAGCGCGGTAAAGGCACCTATATTTCAGAAAATATAGACCTTGACGAAGATTTTAATCTTAGTGGCTTTTCCAATATAAGACTCAATATAAAGGACTTATTTGAAATGAGGCTCATTTTCGAGCCCAAAATAGCCTACTATGCAGCTAAACGCGCTACTGATAAGGAGTTAGAACGGATACTTTACTACGGAAATCTGGAAGAGAAAAAGATTCTAAACAATGAAGACCGTACAGAGGTAGAGCAGGCCTTCCATAACTCTATTGCAAAGGCTACCCATAATGAATTTATGAATAAGCTTATGCCAATTATTTATAAGGCCATTTATAAGGGAGTAATTTTATCAGACGAAAACCCTATGATGATACAGGAAACCATTGAGGATCACAGGATGATTATGGAGTTCCTTGCAAACCGTGATGCAATAGGTGCTGAAACTGCAATGAAACTACACATCATCCATGCTATGAGAGGCCTGGGTATTGATAATGATTAATTACAGCCAATAGACAATTGGATAGGAAAACAGTATATTGACAACAGACATCATACAACATACAATATTGTTAGACAACTCAAAATATTCTTGACAAGTTATCATATCAATTATTTTAAAAATATATAAAGAGGTGGGCTATTTATGAGAAGTGATTCAATTAAAAAAGGAAGCAAGAGTGCACCACATCGTTCACTGTTGAATGCTTTGGGGCTGACTAGGGAGGAAATGGAGCGACCGCTGATAGGTATCGTAAGTTCACAAAATGATATTGTACCCGGTCATATAAACTTGGATAAGATTGTGGAAGCTGTTAAAATGGGGGTTGCCATGGCCGGCGGTACTCCTATAGTCTTTCCTGCTATTGCTGTCTGTGACGGTATTGCTATGGGGCACTTAGGTATGAAGTATTCTCTGATCACCAGAGAGTTAATTGCTGATTCCACAGAAGCCATGGCCTTGGCTCATGCTTTTGATGCTCTTGTAATGGTTCCAAACTGTGATAAAAACGTTCCTGGTTTGTTAATGGCAGCTGCCAGAGTAAACATTCCTACAATTTTTGTCAGTGGTGGACCAATGCTGGCCGGAAAAGTAGATGGCTGCAAGACAAGCTTATCAAGTATGTTTGAGGCTGTTGGTGCTTACAATGCCGGTAAAATTACTGATGAGAAGTTGGAAGAGTTCGAAAATAAAGTTTGTCCAACTTGTGGTTCCTGCTCGGGCATGTATACTGCTAACAGTATGAATTGTTTGACAGAGGTTTTGGGAATGGCCTTAAAGGGAAACGGAACAATTCCTGCGGTTTACTCTGAGAGAATAAAACTTGCCAAACAAACTGGAATGAAGATTATGGAGCTGCTTGAAAAAGACATAAAACCAAGAGATATTATGACCTTGGATGCCTTCAAAAATGCATTGACAATGGACATGGCTCTTGGCTGCAGTACAAACAGTATGCTGCATTTACCTGCCATTGCCCATGAAGCAGGTATAGAGCTAAACATAGATTTGGCCAACGAAATCAGTGCAAAAACTCCAAATCTCTGCCATCTGGCACCAGCAGGTAACACCTACATGGAGGATTTAAATGAAGCCGGTGGCATATATGCAGTTATGAAAGAAATAGACAAGCTTGGCCTCCTAAAGACAGATTTAATCACCTGCACCGGGAAAACTGTTGCAGAAAATATAAAGGGCTGCTATAACCAGAATCCTGAAGTTATAAGACCTGCAGAAAATCCTTACAGCCAAACAGGCGGTATTGCAGTGCTCAGAGGTAACCTTGCTCCAGATTCCTGCGTAGTTAAGCGTTCTGCAGTAGTTCCGGAAATGTTAAAGCATCGAGGTCCTGCTAGAGTATTTGACTGTGAAGAAGATGCCCTTGAGGCTATAAATTCTGGTAAAATTGTGGATGGAGATGTTGTAGTAATCAGATACGAAGGTCCAAAGGGTGGTCCCGGTATGAGAGAGATGCTTAACCCCACTTCTGCAATTGCAGGAAGAGGGTTGGGAAGCACTGTTGCCCTTATAACTGACGGCCGCTTCAGTGGTGCCAGCAGAGGGGCATCCATAGGACATGTTTCACCTGAAGCAGCAGTAGGCGGCAACATTGCACTTGTTGAAGAAGGAGATATAATTGAAATAGATATCGATGCCAACACCATTAATTTCCTTGTAAGTGACGAAGAGTTGAAAAGAAGAAGAGCCAACTGGAAGCCAAGACCGCCAAAGATCACTTCCGGCGCCCTTGCCAGATATGCGGCTTTAGTAACCTCAGGTAACAGAGGGGCTATACTTGAACTACCAAAAAACTGCGTTTAGCGCAGTTTTTTAACATAAGAATTAAATTATAATTTTAGTTGTCTGAAGCCTTAAACAGCACAATAGGCACAATTATTATCCCCAGTATATAAGCACTCACCATTTCCATCATAGTGAGCAGATACATTATATTGCCTACTGGGTGCATATCACCGTAGCCTACTGTGAAAAAAGTTGTGGCGCTAAACCATAGGCAATCGGAAAAAGCTTTGGAGGATCTGTAATAATAGCTGATGGGGTCTTTTAGAAAATTGCCATCGAAGATACCATAATACAAGCTTGAGGGATAATTATGTATCATGTAGTATAAAACTGCATTCACGAATATTATTAACAGAACCATGGCTATAACAGCCAATATTATTTTTATGATTGTGGCTCTTGCAATTTTTCTGCTTACTACTGATAGGTAATTATTAAATGACAGACTGAAGAGGATAACTACTGCATATACTACAGAAATATATACAATTGGTATTATTTCTATAGTATGAATCCCTGCGTGAGGATGATATTCCAAGACTCTGACCAGTATGAAAACAGATAGCAAGATATTAATTATGTTCATGGCTGTAATAAGACCAAAACTTTTAAATTCTTTTTTCTTAATATTCTTGTTATAGTACCGGTAAGATGTCATAAGCAATACAGCCATACTTATATAAAATAGTATGTAGCTTTCTATAATATGTATAATTATTGTGCAAATCAGGTTCATAGCAATACCACTTATGATATTAATGTCCATGGAATATACCAAGTACATTAGTAATATAGCTATGGTTATAATCATAACATTATAAGCGGTAACAATAATAAAATACCCCCTTAACTTAAGGCAGCCTTACTTATGGTCTGCCTTTCCCATTACAGTATAATATATAATCAGAAGGTTTATCTTATGATTATATATTCCCATTATTTAACTTCATCACTTTATAGCCATACTATAATTCTACTATTCCTATCAAATTAACTTTTGTATATTTCTCAGATTTTTATAATAATACTAATTTAACTTTTCATATAAAATTTCCCTTGTTGACAGTGAAGCACTCATTAAATAGCAAAAAGGGGTCCTATTTAGACTCCTTTTGCTTAGTTTCCCCTTTTTTGAAGGTTAGTATCAAATACATAAAGAATATTGTACTGCTTAGCAGTGGTAATACAATCCTAATAGCAATTCTCATATCAAAATATAAGTTAAGTGCTAAGAAGATCAGTAAGCTTATTACCCTTCCAAAAACAACCGGTACTTCCAAGGCCGACATGTAATCCCCAACATTGCCTTTGCCTTGAGATGTTTTATCAATTAATTCATAAATAATGCTGTTAAATGGAATAGTCCAAAGGCAAGTAAACAGAGCGTTCAACAATGAATTTGCAACAACTCCGATAAAATTAGACCAAATAACCAATATTAACGTTGAACAAAAGATAATTAATGCTCCTATTCGAAATATTTTCTTTTGGTTCTTTTTGTTTAAGAAACGTCCTATTATATATGTAGCTCCGATGCTTAAAATAGATGTAACGGTAGTTAATTTCCCCATGTTAAGTTCATTTTGAAATATCATGTATACCAATAGTCCAAGCAACAGGCCAAAGGACCCATCCCTAAAGCCCATAAGAAATTTAGCCGCCATCAATTTCTTCCAGGCCTTATCTTTTTTTGATAGCAGTATTTTTACCACCTTGTATTCACCAAATTCTTTGATTTGAGTTAGGCAATATGACAGTAGTACCGCTGCCAGAAAAAGTATGAAACTTATGAAAAAAACCACATAATATCCCTGCAGTTTTTCCTTTGATACAATTATGTATCCAGAAATCACAGGTGCTATGGTACTCATTATTGCTGCCAAGGCCCCGGATACCCCAAAATAATAGGGACGATTTGAGCTATTTGTATAGTGATAAATCAAGGTATTTATTCCGTAGTAGTAAAAACCCAC is from Clostridium thermarum and encodes:
- a CDS encoding response regulator transcription factor encodes the protein MLKMLIADDEYLVLESLKMIISKNIKDIDIVGTASSGREAIEKALGLKPDIVFIDIHMPGIDGIEAIRQIKQVNSDTVFVILTAYEYFDYAKEALNLGVFEYLLKPINKNKLIETINNISAEIYKKRANLIREIELRERMNKLIPSLEAQFISDKLFGTGMSKEMEFYESIFAMDLKHGYAMTVLFHDAENKNKEDNLKLNQQKQNFMEVFTAKFKSICPCLIGSPVSDRIIVYVPADEEEPDEFIRMKSIDIGKRVTEKLKGLTTIKYHIGIGRKYDIENFVKSCSEAYIAASKTNDQTVTHIEDADSSAGDIESYPIHKESVFSNSLLTANIKEAKEVFEEIFVWMINAHGEDIDKIKSKLIDLIFLAEKTLPYKLNELDKLKNTYVLNILKINGIDELRVQFKAYLSDLGLEIQKQKKSDEEGIIPAIIEYVNRNYANDISLNDVAKSVNLSYHYFSKIFKDEMGKSFTDYLTELRLEKSMKLLANPNLSIKEICQKIGYNDPNYYCKTFKKVTGMTPTEYRTFLNMGSERID
- a CDS encoding sensor histidine kinase produces the protein MNRDIFKFFGIRKKLIMYFLLTIALLSVTSVYSFYNAKTVLKNTNYLITDYVYLNNLKETVNEMMTALEKYLTTPSSDSLTSYYNCSNHLNEITRQIPKTLDYDYEKLVLKDIGYMLDELMSESDKAIQAKRGRISSKYIAHFNRTQEISDYIKLYDTKLLDIKLKSGSEKAESINKKMEFMSYFNVLIIIATILVNLFIAIISTYRLTKPLAQLSHSAEKISVGDFDIELTQTHTGDETDILASAFIKMAKSIRNYIDELKEHAEVEKRLKEQELNNLKMKSLLKEAELKFLQSQINPHFLFNTLNAASQLAMIEGADKSSEFMENIAQLFRYNLKNIEELVTLREEIEYVKNYMQVLKIRFGSRITFYSNIDESTLDVKIPRITIQPIVENAYIHGLQDLERNGEIHMNVKNSGDSVHIEIIDNGKGMDSACIQGILGSEQEEVTFQKHVNGIGINNVIQRLQYLFNIADKQKLVNIESEIGQGTKVTLILPQIVNPQ
- a CDS encoding substrate-binding domain-containing protein, translating into MNIIRNSVGFLYKHAISILLVLILLASLTLYWLRTEDIKLPVSKPKYHFYFIAQNYVDPFWNEVIRGVEISAKDNDVVVEVYAPRFNDPMEEIKYLDIATISRVDGIITHVSNAIDFTETINKAYDRQIPVITFENDDSESKRNAFVGTNSFIIGREAAKLIVEATGGKANIAIISSNDLNQGSMEHNLKMNGFISALRDYPDMKIIKTYTSKMGILSAEEITQKIIDSEDNINAIFTVSSADTLGCAQFIVDRNMVGDIVLVGYGGSDEILRYIDKEIIFGTVASNPYKMGYESLKTMVDIKNGKSVPTFIDTEVKVISKENLDKFIRIDEEK
- a CDS encoding FadR/GntR family transcriptional regulator translates to MAKRDKLLAESVADDILAMITIDKRFAPGDKLPNENELSAELRISRTTLREAIRILAAHNILEIKRGKGTYISENIDLDEDFNLSGFSNIRLNIKDLFEMRLIFEPKIAYYAAKRATDKELERILYYGNLEEKKILNNEDRTEVEQAFHNSIAKATHNEFMNKLMPIIYKAIYKGVILSDENPMMIQETIEDHRMIMEFLANRDAIGAETAMKLHIIHAMRGLGIDND
- the ilvD gene encoding dihydroxy-acid dehydratase, giving the protein MRSDSIKKGSKSAPHRSLLNALGLTREEMERPLIGIVSSQNDIVPGHINLDKIVEAVKMGVAMAGGTPIVFPAIAVCDGIAMGHLGMKYSLITRELIADSTEAMALAHAFDALVMVPNCDKNVPGLLMAAARVNIPTIFVSGGPMLAGKVDGCKTSLSSMFEAVGAYNAGKITDEKLEEFENKVCPTCGSCSGMYTANSMNCLTEVLGMALKGNGTIPAVYSERIKLAKQTGMKIMELLEKDIKPRDIMTLDAFKNALTMDMALGCSTNSMLHLPAIAHEAGIELNIDLANEISAKTPNLCHLAPAGNTYMEDLNEAGGIYAVMKEIDKLGLLKTDLITCTGKTVAENIKGCYNQNPEVIRPAENPYSQTGGIAVLRGNLAPDSCVVKRSAVVPEMLKHRGPARVFDCEEDALEAINSGKIVDGDVVVIRYEGPKGGPGMREMLNPTSAIAGRGLGSTVALITDGRFSGASRGASIGHVSPEAAVGGNIALVEEGDIIEIDIDANTINFLVSDEELKRRRANWKPRPPKITSGALARYAALVTSGNRGAILELPKNCV
- a CDS encoding ion channel, with translation MIITIAILLMYLVYSMDINIISGIAMNLICTIIIHIIESYILFYISMAVLLMTSYRYYNKNIKKKEFKSFGLITAMNIINILLSVFILVRVLEYHPHAGIHTIEIIPIVYISVVYAVVILFSLSFNNYLSVVSRKIARATIIKIILAVIAMVLLIIFVNAVLYYMIHNYPSSLYYGIFDGNFLKDPISYYYRSSKAFSDCLWFSATTFFTVGYGDMHPVGNIMYLLTMMEMVSAYILGIIIVPIVLFKASDN
- a CDS encoding MFS transporter, translated to MRKLGKDAVIFIFVQALFTLSTALSATFVNVYMWRLTSDVKYIVFQNILSSITIVLMFISAGFISRKSGITSCIRLGILFNLLFYIAILLLREKTSDYIVYLGVLSGGAVGFYYYGINTLIYHYTNSSNRPYYFGVSGALAAIMSTIAPVISGYIIVSKEKLQGYYVVFFISFILFLAAVLLSYCLTQIKEFGEYKVVKILLSKKDKAWKKLMAAKFLMGFRDGSFGLLLGLLVYMIFQNELNMGKLTTVTSILSIGATYIIGRFLNKKNQKKIFRIGALIIFCSTLILVIWSNFIGVVANSLLNALFTCLWTIPFNSIIYELIDKTSQGKGNVGDYMSALEVPVVFGRVISLLIFLALNLYFDMRIAIRIVLPLLSSTIFFMYLILTFKKGETKQKESK